The proteins below are encoded in one region of Carcharodon carcharias isolate sCarCar2 chromosome 2, sCarCar2.pri, whole genome shotgun sequence:
- the zgc:194621 gene encoding uncharacterized protein zgc:194621 encodes MPYSVVRKPRIIHAGPQPATTRGILWGGDHDESGAMGKDGLGGQRVPVKGMGKGPGVGKGTNTGKATTISADKNIGESKVISTGKDTAGVGKGCTTVSRRYVATHQKSTPQKSAQKTIHSYGAYSVTVPDKKKWSDLQKKADAELAALDKLKRRNNGHVSITPSTVGGTLTQEEVRRRQQQDFNKAKMAQPELSGQQSPKNET; translated from the exons ATGCCATACTCGGTTGTGAGAAAACCCAGGATAATCCATGCGGGGCCTCAGCCCGCCACAACTCGGGGCATATTGTGGGGCGGTGATCATGATGAGAGTGGAGCAATGGGTAAAGATGGGCTGGGGGGGCAGAGGGTCCCAGTTAAAGGCATGGGTAAGGGTCCAGGTGTGGGTAAAGGTACAAATACAGGTAAGGCTACAACAATAAGCGCAGATAAGAACATCGGTGAAAGCAAGGTTATAAGTACAGGTAAAGATACAGCAGGTGTAGGCAAGGGCTGCACTACGGTCTCGCGGAGATATGTTGCCACCCATCAAAAATCAACTCCACAGAAGTCAGCTCAAAAAACAATACACAG TTATGGTGCATATTCTGTAACTGTGCCAGACAAGAAGAAGTGGAGTGATCTACAGAAAA AAGCAGATGCAGAATTGGCTGCATTGGACAAGTTGAAACGTCGGAATAATGGACATGTTTCTATTACTCCAAGCACTGTTG gaggTACACTGACACAAGAAGAAGTTAGAAGAAGGCAGCAACAGGACTTCAATAAGGCGAAAATGGCACAG